In Gossypium arboreum isolate Shixiya-1 chromosome 5, ASM2569848v2, whole genome shotgun sequence, a single genomic region encodes these proteins:
- the LOC108450237 gene encoding protein TIFY 6B-like isoform X2 yields MSFDFAQVDNAKRIGYDSIVSPAFMHISPPDAAQLQKSFNHNRQRVGNHFPFTAASVQHDAHHVQRPYDMKMFPVSNQSVPVSTTNPFMNNHFTTTAMKSQLLGGIPVTTPPHSVLPTLSSFGGSIEPRKSVRGLGDSRSPVQLTIFYAGTVNVYDDITPEKAQAIMLLAGNGSSLTSNVAHPKVQVQAPISKPLQFENLPTNHFTNEQLCSGIPSPLSVSSHTGVQSRSGSTSTDEKTVCKTTGSLTSPISLVESPKLANTMGPVTPTSIMPTVPQARKASLARFLEKRKERTMTASPYDLSKKPPHCTTQGSNA; encoded by the exons ATGAGTTTTGATTTTGCTCAAGTAGATAACGCTAAAAGAATTGGATATGATTCAATAGTATCCCCTGCTTTCATGCATATCTCACCACCAGATGCTGCTCAACTTCAG AAATCTTTCAATCACAACAGGCAACGAGTAGGCAATCATTTCCCATTCACAGCTGCTTCTGTTCAGCATGATGCACATCATGTTCAACGGCCTTATGACATGAAAATGTTTCCGGTCTCGAACCAATCAGTTCCCGTTTCAACCACCAACCCATTTATGAATAATCATTTCACTACTACTGCTATGAAATCACAATTGCTTGGAGGAATTCCAGTTACGACTCCGCCGCATTCGGTTCTTCCCACCCTCAGTTCCTTTGGTGGAAGCATCGAACCACG GAAAAGTGTCAGGGGCCTTGGGGACTCCAGATCACCTGTTCAATTGACTATCTTTTATGCTGGTACCGTGAATGTTTACGATGATATCACCCCCGAGAAG GCTCAGGCTATCATGTTACTTGCTGGGAATGGATCTTCCTTGACTTCTAATGTGGCACATCCAAAAGTCCAAGTCCAGGCACCAATTTCAAAACCACTTCAATTCGAAAATCTTCCCACGAATCATTTCACGAATGAACAACTTTGTTCTGGTATCCCAAGCCCTTTATCGGTTTCATCTCACACTGGTGTTCAATCCAGGAGTGGATCCACTAGTACTGATGAAAAGACCGTATGCAAGACCACAGGAAGTCTGACATCCCCTATTAGCCTAGTGGAGTCTCCTAAATTGGCAAATACCATGGGACCTGTTACCCCAACCAGCATTATGCCTACTG TGCCACAGGCTCGCAAAGCATCCTTGGCTCGGTTTTTGGAGAAGCGCAAGGAGAG GACTATGACTGCATCACCATATGATCTAAGCAAGAAACCTCCACATTGTACAACCCAGGGATCAAATGCATGA
- the LOC108450237 gene encoding protein TIFY 6B-like isoform X1 translates to MERDFLGLNSKQSFPLVKEEVEEIGFTKSLGIQWPISNKVSSAVPPQQMSFDFAQVDNAKRIGYDSIVSPAFMHISPPDAAQLQKSFNHNRQRVGNHFPFTAASVQHDAHHVQRPYDMKMFPVSNQSVPVSTTNPFMNNHFTTTAMKSQLLGGIPVTTPPHSVLPTLSSFGGSIEPRKSVRGLGDSRSPVQLTIFYAGTVNVYDDITPEKAQAIMLLAGNGSSLTSNVAHPKVQVQAPISKPLQFENLPTNHFTNEQLCSGIPSPLSVSSHTGVQSRSGSTSTDEKTVCKTTGSLTSPISLVESPKLANTMGPVTPTSIMPTVPQARKASLARFLEKRKERTMTASPYDLSKKPPHCTTQGSNA, encoded by the exons atggagagagaTTTTCTGGGTTTGAACTCAAAACAATCCTTCCCTTTGGTTAAAGAAGAAGTTGAAGAAATTG GTTTTACCAAAAGCTTGGGGATTCAATGGCCAATTTCAAACAAGGTTTCTTCAGCTGTTCCACCACAGCAGATGAGTTTTGATTTTGCTCAAGTAGATAACGCTAAAAGAATTGGATATGATTCAATAGTATCCCCTGCTTTCATGCATATCTCACCACCAGATGCTGCTCAACTTCAG AAATCTTTCAATCACAACAGGCAACGAGTAGGCAATCATTTCCCATTCACAGCTGCTTCTGTTCAGCATGATGCACATCATGTTCAACGGCCTTATGACATGAAAATGTTTCCGGTCTCGAACCAATCAGTTCCCGTTTCAACCACCAACCCATTTATGAATAATCATTTCACTACTACTGCTATGAAATCACAATTGCTTGGAGGAATTCCAGTTACGACTCCGCCGCATTCGGTTCTTCCCACCCTCAGTTCCTTTGGTGGAAGCATCGAACCACG GAAAAGTGTCAGGGGCCTTGGGGACTCCAGATCACCTGTTCAATTGACTATCTTTTATGCTGGTACCGTGAATGTTTACGATGATATCACCCCCGAGAAG GCTCAGGCTATCATGTTACTTGCTGGGAATGGATCTTCCTTGACTTCTAATGTGGCACATCCAAAAGTCCAAGTCCAGGCACCAATTTCAAAACCACTTCAATTCGAAAATCTTCCCACGAATCATTTCACGAATGAACAACTTTGTTCTGGTATCCCAAGCCCTTTATCGGTTTCATCTCACACTGGTGTTCAATCCAGGAGTGGATCCACTAGTACTGATGAAAAGACCGTATGCAAGACCACAGGAAGTCTGACATCCCCTATTAGCCTAGTGGAGTCTCCTAAATTGGCAAATACCATGGGACCTGTTACCCCAACCAGCATTATGCCTACTG TGCCACAGGCTCGCAAAGCATCCTTGGCTCGGTTTTTGGAGAAGCGCAAGGAGAG GACTATGACTGCATCACCATATGATCTAAGCAAGAAACCTCCACATTGTACAACCCAGGGATCAAATGCATGA